A region from the candidate division WOR-3 bacterium genome encodes:
- a CDS encoding ATP-binding protein yields MANLSRIINPALSSINKVIKRYKILEKNSGLVVGVSGGSDSLVLLYLLCEYNEKFNQNYEIYACHIRPDFPDWNTGFIENYCKWLEIPCKIINIKIDSRLQSVEKKCFFCSRQRRRKLLEYAESLNIFKVALAHHLEDVVETFLLNVIYNGEISTIVPSQSVIQGRFSFVRPIYYLDKKIIDSIARVLNIPVNLNKCPYYQISKRQKIRNFLNDISIEYPEVYNSIFNGIMNIKRPYLPA; encoded by the coding sequence TTGGCGAACTTAAGCCGAATTATAAATCCTGCCCTCTCAAGCATCAATAAGGTAATCAAAAGATATAAAATTTTAGAAAAAAATTCTGGGTTAGTTGTTGGAGTTTCAGGTGGAAGTGATAGTCTTGTGCTTCTATACTTGCTCTGCGAATACAATGAAAAATTCAATCAAAACTACGAAATATATGCCTGTCATATTCGTCCCGACTTTCCTGATTGGAACACAGGATTCATTGAAAATTATTGTAAATGGTTGGAAATTCCCTGTAAGATTATAAACATCAAAATAGACAGCCGTTTGCAATCAGTTGAAAAAAAATGTTTTTTTTGCTCAAGACAGCGGCGACGTAAACTCCTTGAATATGCCGAATCTTTAAATATCTTCAAAGTAGCACTTGCTCATCACCTTGAAGATGTTGTAGAAACCTTTCTTTTAAATGTTATTTATAATGGCGAGATATCTACCATTGTTCCTTCTCAATCAGTAATCCAGGGTCGCTTTTCATTTGTCAGACCAATTTATTACCTTGATAAAAAAATTATTGACTCTATTGCTCGTGTATTAAATATCCCTGTAAACTTAAACAAATGTCCTTATTATCAAATTTCTAAAAGACAGAAAATCAGAAATTTCTTGAATGATATTTCAATTGAATATCCTGAAGTTTATAATAGTATATTCAATGGTATCATGAATATTAAAAGACCCTATCTGCCAGCTTAA